From the genome of Virgibacillus proomii, one region includes:
- the floA gene encoding flotillin-like protein FloA (flotillin-like protein involved in membrane lipid rafts), producing MDLQSLMPIIIIAVILIAVAILFTFIPIMLWISALAAGVKVGIFQLVGMRLRRVVPSRVINPLIKAHKAGLNVKTNQLESHYLAGGNVDRVVNALIAAHRANIELPFQRGAAIDLAGRDVLEAVQMSVNPKVIETPFISGIAMDGIEVKAKARITVRANIDRLVGGAGEETVIARVGEGVVSTIGSSHSHTEVLENPDSISHNVLNRGLDAGTAFEILSIDIADVDIGKNIGAILQTDQAEADKNIAQAKAEERRAMAVAQEQEMLARVQEMRAKVVEAEADVPLALAEALRSGHLGVMDYMNYKNIDADTDMRGSIGKLTKNNSDDHEQN from the coding sequence ATGGACTTGCAAAGTTTAATGCCGATAATTATTATTGCGGTTATTTTAATTGCTGTAGCTATTTTATTTACATTTATCCCAATTATGTTGTGGATCAGTGCTTTAGCTGCCGGGGTCAAGGTAGGGATTTTTCAACTAGTAGGAATGCGTCTGCGTCGAGTTGTACCTAGTCGAGTTATTAATCCGTTAATTAAAGCCCATAAAGCCGGTTTAAATGTAAAAACAAATCAACTGGAAAGTCACTACTTGGCAGGGGGAAATGTTGATCGAGTTGTAAATGCCTTGATTGCTGCGCATCGTGCTAATATTGAACTTCCGTTTCAACGCGGTGCAGCAATTGACCTAGCTGGACGAGATGTTTTAGAAGCAGTACAAATGAGTGTTAATCCAAAAGTAATTGAAACTCCTTTTATATCCGGAATTGCGATGGATGGAATTGAGGTAAAAGCGAAAGCAAGGATTACTGTCCGTGCTAATATTGACCGACTCGTCGGGGGTGCTGGAGAGGAAACAGTCATTGCCCGTGTCGGAGAAGGTGTTGTAAGTACAATCGGTAGCTCTCATTCTCATACAGAGGTATTAGAGAATCCTGATTCCATTTCTCATAATGTACTAAATCGCGGTTTAGATGCAGGTACTGCTTTTGAAATATTGTCCATTGATATTGCTGATGTAGATATTGGCAAGAATATTGGGGCAATACTGCAAACGGATCAGGCTGAAGCTGATAAAAATATTGCACAGGCAAAAGCGGAAGAGCGTCGTGCGATGGCGGTTGCTCAAGAACAGGAGATGCTTGCACGAGTTCAGGAAATGCGTGCAAAAGTAGTGGAAGCAGAAGCAGATGTACCACTTGCACTTGCCGAAGCATTAAGATCTGGACATCTTGGCGTAATGGATTATATGAATTACAAAAATATTGATGCAGATACGGATATGCGAGGCTCTATAGGAAAGCTTACCAAAAATAACAGCGATGACCATGAACAAAATTAA
- a CDS encoding NfeD family protein: MPANRFITYFILFCAFFYIAFNSETLIYANKGSGKSVHVIPIEKEVERGLQAFLTRAIKEAVEEGTDHIIFEINTPGGRVDSAGEIARLLQDIKVPTTSFIVNKALSAGSYIALNTDYIYMKPQATMGASGVITSDGNAADEKAQSAWIAAMKSAAESKGRDPLYAMAMADKSIDLPELDAGKGKFLTLGPSQAIKVGYSEGTVADRQELLQDLGLENATVVEKEPTLAEEIARFLTHPVVIPILLSLASLGLVVELYSPGFGVAGIMGLVSLVLFFYGHIVAGLAGMEAVILLILGIVLIIAEFFVPGGILGLLGTASVIGSLFMSGYDIGHMAMSIAIAFLLSIIVSVILFRRIGMDKGIFRHIILKDQTSTELGYVSSVNRLELIGLEGVTVTPLRPAGTAVFDDERLDVVSEGRFIDQNEKVKIVKVEGVRIVVRQMN, from the coding sequence TTGCCTGCTAACAGATTTATTACATATTTTATTTTGTTTTGTGCGTTTTTCTACATCGCTTTTAACAGTGAAACCCTAATCTATGCAAATAAAGGAAGTGGGAAATCTGTTCATGTTATTCCAATTGAAAAAGAAGTAGAAAGAGGGTTACAGGCATTTCTAACCAGAGCAATAAAAGAGGCTGTGGAAGAAGGAACCGATCACATCATTTTTGAAATAAATACACCTGGTGGTAGAGTTGATTCAGCAGGAGAAATTGCCCGCCTTTTACAAGATATTAAAGTTCCTACAACATCATTTATTGTTAATAAGGCTTTGTCTGCAGGTTCTTATATTGCCTTAAATACGGACTATATTTATATGAAACCGCAAGCAACAATGGGGGCAAGTGGTGTGATTACTTCAGATGGAAACGCTGCTGATGAAAAGGCCCAATCAGCTTGGATAGCTGCTATGAAGAGTGCAGCTGAATCAAAAGGAAGAGACCCGTTATACGCAATGGCAATGGCAGATAAAAGCATTGATTTACCTGAATTAGATGCAGGCAAAGGAAAATTTTTAACGCTTGGTCCTTCCCAAGCGATAAAAGTTGGTTATTCGGAAGGAACGGTTGCAGATCGACAAGAGCTTCTTCAGGATTTAGGTTTAGAAAATGCAACAGTCGTGGAGAAAGAACCAACTTTAGCTGAGGAGATTGCCAGGTTTTTAACTCATCCGGTCGTTATCCCAATATTACTTTCTCTAGCAAGTTTAGGATTAGTAGTAGAATTATATTCACCAGGATTTGGGGTAGCAGGTATAATGGGACTTGTCTCCCTCGTGTTGTTCTTTTATGGTCATATTGTAGCAGGATTAGCCGGAATGGAAGCAGTTATTTTGCTTATTTTAGGTATCGTGCTAATTATTGCAGAATTTTTTGTTCCTGGAGGAATATTGGGACTCCTTGGGACGGCTTCGGTAATAGGTTCATTGTTTATGTCAGGCTATGATATTGGGCATATGGCTATGAGTATTGCTATTGCCTTTTTATTGTCCATTATTGTTTCTGTGATTTTATTTCGCCGAATCGGCATGGATAAAGGGATTTTTCGGCATATTATTCTTAAGGATCAAACGAGTACCGAGCTGGGTTATGTTTCCTCTGTGAACCGCTTGGAATTAATTGGTTTGGAAGGTGTTACAGTGACACCATTACGGCCGGCCGGAACTGCTGTTTTTGATGATGAACGACTTGATGTAGTATCGGAAGGTCGATTCATTGATCAAAATGAAAAGGTGAAAATTGTTAAAGTCGAAGGTGTACGCATTGTAGTAAGACAAATGAATTAG
- a CDS encoding GatB/YqeY domain-containing protein → MTLLEKLNQDMKQAMKNKDKETLSVIRMVKASLQNESIKLGKDVLSEDEELTILSREVKQRKDSLQEFKSAEREDLVQKTETELHILEKYMPKQLTNEELEAIVQSTIEEVNATSKKDIGKVMSAIMPKVKGKADGSQINKLVQKQLSN, encoded by the coding sequence ATGACATTACTTGAAAAATTAAATCAAGATATGAAGCAAGCGATGAAGAATAAAGACAAAGAGACCCTTAGTGTTATTCGTATGGTGAAAGCTTCTTTACAAAATGAATCAATTAAACTTGGAAAAGATGTATTATCAGAAGACGAAGAATTAACTATCTTGTCTAGAGAAGTAAAACAAAGAAAAGATTCCCTCCAAGAATTCAAATCAGCTGAACGCGAAGATCTTGTTCAAAAAACTGAAACAGAATTGCATATTTTGGAAAAATATATGCCAAAACAGCTTACAAATGAAGAGCTCGAGGCAATTGTTCAGTCAACCATCGAAGAAGTAAATGCAACTTCAAAAAAAGATATTGGTAAAGTAATGAGTGCGATTATGCCTAAGGTAAAAGGTAAAGCAGATGGTTCACAAATTAATAAACTTGTACAAAAACAGTTGAGTAACTAA
- the rpsU gene encoding 30S ribosomal protein S21 — MSNTTRVRKNESLEDALRRFKRSVSKSGTLQEYRKREHYEKPSVRRKKKSEAARKRKF, encoded by the coding sequence ATGTCAAATACAACTCGCGTTCGTAAAAACGAGTCTCTTGAAGATGCTCTTCGTCGCTTTAAGCGTAGTGTGTCCAAAAGCGGTACATTGCAGGAATATCGTAAGCGTGAACACTACGAAAAACCAAGTGTACGCCGCAAAAAGAAATCTGAAGCTGCTAGAAAGCGTAAATTCTAA